The following proteins come from a genomic window of Streptomyces sp. GS7:
- the thyX gene encoding FAD-dependent thymidylate synthase, translated as MSHTPESAESAPVSFRSEVTVELVKHSAADSDVLWAARVSTAGEQSLEELQKDPERSKGLINYLMRDRHGSPFEHNSMTFFISAPIFVFREFMRHRVGWSYNEESGRYRQLEPVFYVPGESRKLVQQGRPGKYEFVEGTQAQHALTSRAMEDSYRQAYAAYQEMLAAGVAREVARAVLPVGLFSSMYATCNARSLMHFLGLRTQHELAKVPSFPQREIEMVGEQMEAHWAKLMPLTYGAFNANGRIAP; from the coding sequence GTGTCCCACACCCCCGAGAGCGCCGAGAGCGCACCCGTCAGCTTCCGCAGCGAGGTGACGGTCGAGCTGGTCAAGCACAGCGCCGCGGACAGCGACGTGCTGTGGGCGGCCCGGGTCTCCACGGCCGGCGAGCAGTCCCTGGAGGAGCTGCAGAAGGACCCGGAGCGCTCCAAGGGCCTGATCAACTACCTCATGCGGGACCGGCACGGCAGCCCGTTCGAGCACAACTCCATGACCTTCTTCATCAGCGCGCCGATCTTCGTCTTCCGCGAGTTCATGCGGCACCGCGTCGGCTGGTCGTACAACGAGGAGTCCGGCCGCTACCGCCAGCTGGAGCCGGTCTTCTACGTCCCCGGCGAGTCCCGCAAGCTCGTCCAGCAGGGCCGCCCCGGGAAGTACGAGTTCGTCGAGGGCACCCAGGCCCAGCATGCGCTCACCTCCCGCGCCATGGAGGACAGCTACCGCCAGGCGTACGCGGCGTATCAGGAGATGCTCGCCGCCGGCGTCGCCCGCGAGGTCGCCCGCGCGGTGCTCCCCGTCGGCCTCTTCTCCTCCATGTACGCCACCTGCAACGCGCGCTCCCTGATGCACTTCCTCGGCCTGCGGACGCAGCACGAGCTGGCGAAGGTCCCCTCCTTCCCGCAGCGCGAGATCGAGATGGTCGGCGAGCAGATGGAGGCCCACTGGGCCAAGCTCATGCCGCTCACGTACGGCGCATTCAATGCGAACGGCCGGATCGCTCCGTAA